The Daucus carota subsp. sativus chromosome 9, DH1 v3.0, whole genome shotgun sequence genome window below encodes:
- the LOC108200247 gene encoding uncharacterized protein LOC108200247 has product MMSKTEEEEVNRLENQVDNGGGGAWEYLSLVRKLKLRRPNKVVKHGLSILNDPTKRSALGPDEWTLYEQVATAAMDCQCTDVAKDCIKILQKKFPGSKRVGRLEAILLEAKGSWAEADKAYASLLEENPLDQVILKRRVAMAKAQGNVSLAIERLNQYLEIFMADPDAWRELAEIYISLQMYKQAAFCYEELILAQPMIPLYHLAYADVLYTLGGLENILTAKRYYASTIDLTGGKNVRALMGICLCTSAVAQLSKGRNKEDKDGSELHSLASTALEKNYKKISPDNLPLLTSTLKSLKLQS; this is encoded by the exons ATGATGAGTAAAACAGAGGAAGAAGAAGTGAATCGGCTGGAGAACCAGGTGGATAATGGAGGTGGTGGGGCCTGGGAGTACCTCAGTCTTGTAAGGAAGCTCAAATTAAGGAGACCCAATAAGGTTGTTAAGCATGGTTTGTCAATCTTGAATGACCCCACCAAAAGATCTGCTCTTGGTCCTGATG AGTGGACTCTGTATGAACAGGTAGCAACTGCAGCTATGGACTGCCAATGTACTGATGTTGCAAAG GACTGCATAAAGATTTTACAAAAGAAGTTCCCCGGAAGCAAGAGGGTTG GTAGGCTAGAAGCAATTTTGTTAGAAGCAAAGGGTTCTTGGGCAGAAGCAGACAAAGCATACGCAAGTCTTTTAGAAGAAAATCCATTGGATCAG GTAATTCTGAAAAGAAGAGTAGCCATGGCAAAGGCTCAAGGAAATGTATCGTTGGCCATTGAGAGGCTCAACCAATATCTTGAAAT ATTCATGGCAGATCCTGATGCTTGGAGAGAACTTGCTGAGATATACATCTCCTTGCAAAT GTACAAGCAAGCAGCGTTCTGTTATGAGGAACTTATATTAGCTCAACCAATGATTCCTCTGTACCACCTAGCATATGCTGAT GTGCTTTATACATTAGGTGGACTGGAAAACATTTTAACAGCTAAAAGATATTATGCCTCTACCATAGACTTGACCGGTGGTAAAAACGTCAGAGCACTTATGGGCATCTGTTTG TGTACATCTGCCGTCGCTCAGCTTAGTAAAGGGCGTAATAAGGAGGACAAGGATGGCTCAGAGCTTCATTCTTTAGCATCTACTGCACTTGAGAAAAACTACAAGAAGATATCTCCGGACAATCTTCCCCTGCTCACTTCCACCTTGAAAAGCTTGAAGCTTCAATCTTAA
- the LOC108202617 gene encoding eukaryotic translation initiation factor 3 subunit B isoform X1 — MAIDTVPMEDIIARASRLGINLNDVKMDSIHLPPGQDFGILSDDEDLNEEDSLEFEGGFGNIIVVDNLPVVPKEKFEKLEGVVKKIYSQIGVIKDDGLWMPVDPATQKTLGYCFIEYNTPQKEAELAKEKTNGYKLDRAHIFAVNMFDEIEKFMKVPDEWAPPETKPYTPGENLQHWLTDEKARDQFVIRAGSDTEVLWNDARQLKADPVYKRNFWTESYVQWSPLGTYLATVHRQGAAVWGGASTFNRLMRYAHPQVKLIDFSPGEKYLVTYSSHEPSNPRDSHRVVLNIFDVRTGKIMRDFKGSADDFAIGGTGGFAGVSWPVFRWSGGKDDKYFARMGKNVISVYETDTFTLIDKKSIKVENVMDFSWSPTDPIFALFVPELGGGNQPARVSLIQIPGKEELRQKNLFSVSDCKMYWQSNGDYLAVKVDRYTKTKKSTYTGFELFRIKERDIPIEVLELENKNDKIIAFAWEPKGHRFAVIHGDNPRPDISFYSMRSGTNTGRVSKLTTLKGKQANALFWSPGGRFIILAGLKGFNGQLEFYNVDDLETMATAEHFMATDIEWDPTGRYVATAVTSVHEMENGFNIWSFHGKLLYRIMKDHFFQFLWRPRPPSFLSPEKEEEIAKNLKKYSKKYEAEDQDVSLLLSEQEREKRKKLKEEWEMWVSQWKKWHDEEKLERQRLRDGEASDEEEEYEAKEVEVEEVLDIKEEVLSLDYGQE; from the exons ATGGCGATTGATACAGTGCCCATGGAGGATATAATAGCAAGAGCTTCACGGCTGGGAATCAATTTGAATGATGTCAAGATGGATTCGATTCATCTGCCTCCAGGTCAAGATTTTGGGATCTTGAG tGATGATGAGGATTTAAATGAAGAGGATTCATTGGAATTTGAGGGGGGATTTGGTAATATTATTGTTGTGGATAATTTGCCTGTTGTGCCAAAAGAGAAGTTCGAGAAATTGGAAGGCGTTGTGAAGAAAATTTATAGTCAAATTGGAGTGATTAAAGATGATGGTTTATGGATGCCAGTTGATCCAGCTACTCAAAAAACACTTGGTTATTGCTTCATTGAGTATAATACTCCTCAG AAGGAAGCTGAACTTGCAAAGGAGAAGACAAATGGATACAAGTTAGACAGAGCCCACATATTTGCTGTAAACATGTTCGATGAAATTGAGAAGTTCATGAAAGTTCCAGATGAATGGGCCCCTCCAGAAACAAAGCCCTATACGCCAGGG GAAAATTTACAGCATTGGCTTACTGATGAAAAAGCTAGAGACCAGTTTGTTATCCGTGCTGGCTCAGACACTGAGGTTCTATGGAATGATGCGAGACAGCTAAAAGCTGATCCTGTTTACAAGCGCAAT TTCTGGACCGAAAGTTATGTGCAATGGTCCCCATTAGGGACATACTTGGCCACTGTTCATAGGCAGGGTGCGGCTGTTTGGGGTGGTGCTTCTACATTTAATCGTCTTATGCGTTATGCTCACCCACAG GTGAAATTGATTGATTTTTCTCCTGGGGAGAAATATTTGGTAACTTACAGCAGTCATGAACCAAGCAATCCCCGTGATAGTCAT AGGGTTGTGCTAAATATTTTTGACGTGCGAACTGGAAAGATAatgagagattttaaaggaaGTGCAGATGATTTTGCAATTGGAGGAACCGGGGGTTTTGCTGGGGTGTCGTGGCCTGTTTTCCG ATGGAGTGGAGGGAAGGATGATAAGTACTTTGCTAGAATGGGAAAAAATGTCATTTCTGTATATGAAACTGATACATTTACTCTCATCGACAAAAAATCAATCAAGGTTGAAAATGTGATGGACTTTAGTTGGTCACCTACAGATCCAATATTTGCTCTCTTTGTTCCTGAACTTGGTGGCGGGAACCAACCTGCAAGG GttagtcttatccaaatccccGGCAAAGAAGAATTGAGACAGAAAAATCTTTTCAGTGTAAGTGACTGCAAAATGTACTGGCAAAGTAATGGGGATTATCTAGCTGTCAAGGTGGATCGATATACTAAAACTAAAAAGAGCACTTATACTGGATTTGAGCTCTTTAGAATCAAAGAGCGAGACATACCTATTGAGGTTTTGGAGCTCGAGAACAAGAATGACAAGATTATCGCATTTGCTTGGGAACCAAAGGGACACAGGTTTGCTGTTATTCATGGTGATAATCCTAGACCTGACATCAGTTTTTATTCTATGCGGAGTGGGACAAATACAGGTCGAGTGTCAAAGCTAACAACCCTAAAGGGTAAGCAGGCAAATGCCCTTTTCTGGTCACCTGGAGGACGTTTTATTATTTTGGCTGGTTTGAAGGGTTTTAATGGGCAGTTGGAATTCTACAATGTGGATGACCTTGAAACCATGGCTACAGCTGAGCATTTCATGGCAACAGATATAGAGTGGGATCCCACAGGAAG GTATGTTGCTACCGCAGTCACTTCAGTTCATGAAATGGAAAATGGTTTCAATATATGGTCTTTCCACGGAAAGCTGCTGTATAGAATAATGAAGGATCATTTCTTTCAG TTCTTGTGGCGTCCAAGGCCACCATCTTTCTTGAGCCCTGAGAAGGAAGAAGAGATCGCCAAGAACTTGAAGAAGTACAGCAAGAAATATGAAGCTGAAGATCAGGATGTCTCCTTGCTGCTGAGCGAACAGGAGCGCGAGAAGCGGAAGAAGTTGAAGGAGGAGTGGGAGATGTGGGTCAGCCAGTGGAAGAAATGGCATGATGAAGAGAAGCTGGAGAGGCAGAGACTGAGAGATGGGGAAgccagtgatgaagaagaggagtACGAAGCCAAAGAAGTTGAAGTGGAAGAAGTGTTGGACATCAAGGAGGAGGTACTTTCCTTGGATTATGGGCAGGAGTAA
- the LOC108202617 gene encoding eukaryotic translation initiation factor 3 subunit B isoform X2: protein MAIDTVPMEDIIARASRLGINLNDVKMDSIHLPPGQDFGILSDDEDLNEEDSLEFEGGFGNIIVVDNLPVVPKEKFEKLEGVVKKIYSQIGVIKDDGLWMPVDPATQKTLGYCFIEYNTPQEAELAKEKTNGYKLDRAHIFAVNMFDEIEKFMKVPDEWAPPETKPYTPGENLQHWLTDEKARDQFVIRAGSDTEVLWNDARQLKADPVYKRNFWTESYVQWSPLGTYLATVHRQGAAVWGGASTFNRLMRYAHPQVKLIDFSPGEKYLVTYSSHEPSNPRDSHRVVLNIFDVRTGKIMRDFKGSADDFAIGGTGGFAGVSWPVFRWSGGKDDKYFARMGKNVISVYETDTFTLIDKKSIKVENVMDFSWSPTDPIFALFVPELGGGNQPARVSLIQIPGKEELRQKNLFSVSDCKMYWQSNGDYLAVKVDRYTKTKKSTYTGFELFRIKERDIPIEVLELENKNDKIIAFAWEPKGHRFAVIHGDNPRPDISFYSMRSGTNTGRVSKLTTLKGKQANALFWSPGGRFIILAGLKGFNGQLEFYNVDDLETMATAEHFMATDIEWDPTGRYVATAVTSVHEMENGFNIWSFHGKLLYRIMKDHFFQFLWRPRPPSFLSPEKEEEIAKNLKKYSKKYEAEDQDVSLLLSEQEREKRKKLKEEWEMWVSQWKKWHDEEKLERQRLRDGEASDEEEEYEAKEVEVEEVLDIKEEVLSLDYGQE, encoded by the exons ATGGCGATTGATACAGTGCCCATGGAGGATATAATAGCAAGAGCTTCACGGCTGGGAATCAATTTGAATGATGTCAAGATGGATTCGATTCATCTGCCTCCAGGTCAAGATTTTGGGATCTTGAG tGATGATGAGGATTTAAATGAAGAGGATTCATTGGAATTTGAGGGGGGATTTGGTAATATTATTGTTGTGGATAATTTGCCTGTTGTGCCAAAAGAGAAGTTCGAGAAATTGGAAGGCGTTGTGAAGAAAATTTATAGTCAAATTGGAGTGATTAAAGATGATGGTTTATGGATGCCAGTTGATCCAGCTACTCAAAAAACACTTGGTTATTGCTTCATTGAGTATAATACTCCTCAG GAAGCTGAACTTGCAAAGGAGAAGACAAATGGATACAAGTTAGACAGAGCCCACATATTTGCTGTAAACATGTTCGATGAAATTGAGAAGTTCATGAAAGTTCCAGATGAATGGGCCCCTCCAGAAACAAAGCCCTATACGCCAGGG GAAAATTTACAGCATTGGCTTACTGATGAAAAAGCTAGAGACCAGTTTGTTATCCGTGCTGGCTCAGACACTGAGGTTCTATGGAATGATGCGAGACAGCTAAAAGCTGATCCTGTTTACAAGCGCAAT TTCTGGACCGAAAGTTATGTGCAATGGTCCCCATTAGGGACATACTTGGCCACTGTTCATAGGCAGGGTGCGGCTGTTTGGGGTGGTGCTTCTACATTTAATCGTCTTATGCGTTATGCTCACCCACAG GTGAAATTGATTGATTTTTCTCCTGGGGAGAAATATTTGGTAACTTACAGCAGTCATGAACCAAGCAATCCCCGTGATAGTCAT AGGGTTGTGCTAAATATTTTTGACGTGCGAACTGGAAAGATAatgagagattttaaaggaaGTGCAGATGATTTTGCAATTGGAGGAACCGGGGGTTTTGCTGGGGTGTCGTGGCCTGTTTTCCG ATGGAGTGGAGGGAAGGATGATAAGTACTTTGCTAGAATGGGAAAAAATGTCATTTCTGTATATGAAACTGATACATTTACTCTCATCGACAAAAAATCAATCAAGGTTGAAAATGTGATGGACTTTAGTTGGTCACCTACAGATCCAATATTTGCTCTCTTTGTTCCTGAACTTGGTGGCGGGAACCAACCTGCAAGG GttagtcttatccaaatccccGGCAAAGAAGAATTGAGACAGAAAAATCTTTTCAGTGTAAGTGACTGCAAAATGTACTGGCAAAGTAATGGGGATTATCTAGCTGTCAAGGTGGATCGATATACTAAAACTAAAAAGAGCACTTATACTGGATTTGAGCTCTTTAGAATCAAAGAGCGAGACATACCTATTGAGGTTTTGGAGCTCGAGAACAAGAATGACAAGATTATCGCATTTGCTTGGGAACCAAAGGGACACAGGTTTGCTGTTATTCATGGTGATAATCCTAGACCTGACATCAGTTTTTATTCTATGCGGAGTGGGACAAATACAGGTCGAGTGTCAAAGCTAACAACCCTAAAGGGTAAGCAGGCAAATGCCCTTTTCTGGTCACCTGGAGGACGTTTTATTATTTTGGCTGGTTTGAAGGGTTTTAATGGGCAGTTGGAATTCTACAATGTGGATGACCTTGAAACCATGGCTACAGCTGAGCATTTCATGGCAACAGATATAGAGTGGGATCCCACAGGAAG GTATGTTGCTACCGCAGTCACTTCAGTTCATGAAATGGAAAATGGTTTCAATATATGGTCTTTCCACGGAAAGCTGCTGTATAGAATAATGAAGGATCATTTCTTTCAG TTCTTGTGGCGTCCAAGGCCACCATCTTTCTTGAGCCCTGAGAAGGAAGAAGAGATCGCCAAGAACTTGAAGAAGTACAGCAAGAAATATGAAGCTGAAGATCAGGATGTCTCCTTGCTGCTGAGCGAACAGGAGCGCGAGAAGCGGAAGAAGTTGAAGGAGGAGTGGGAGATGTGGGTCAGCCAGTGGAAGAAATGGCATGATGAAGAGAAGCTGGAGAGGCAGAGACTGAGAGATGGGGAAgccagtgatgaagaagaggagtACGAAGCCAAAGAAGTTGAAGTGGAAGAAGTGTTGGACATCAAGGAGGAGGTACTTTCCTTGGATTATGGGCAGGAGTAA
- the LOC108201209 gene encoding cation/H(+) antiporter 15, which translates to MADGNKSSDVIICYGPTMISTNGIWQGDNPLDYSLPLFILQLTMIVLMTRILVFILKPFRQPRVISEIVGGIILGPSVMGQSKKFAETFFPLRSVMILETMANIGLLYFLFLVGVEMDLDVIRRTGKKALTIAIAGMILPFLIGISFSFLLLQKTQMIKQGTFILFLGAALSVTAFPVLARILAELKLLNTELGRIAMSSALVNDMCAWIMLAFAMALAENQSMASTSFWVILSGIAFVIFCILVVRPMVEWITQQTPEGENISEFHICLILTGVMVCGFITDSIGTHSVFGAFVFGLVIPNGPLGATLIEKLEDFVSGLLLPLFFAISGLKTEISAINGVGTWALLVFVIVLACAGKIAGTLIVALYYNMPFHDGVTLGLLMNSKGLVEMIVLNVGKDQKVLDEKSFAIMVLVTLAMTSIITPTITSIHKPSRKYGSYKRRTIQRTKLDSEFRILVCLHSPKNVPTIINLLETSNPTKRSPICAYVLLLVELTGRSSAMLIVHSTRKSGSQPLNRTQAQSDHIINAFENFEHHVQCVTVQPLTAISPYSTMHEDICTVAEDKRVAFVIIPFHKQQTVDGAMEVMNPSFRMINQNLLANAPCSVGILVDRGFTSSTKLSPLQISHHIAMLFFGGPDDREGLAYAWKMSDHPGTNITVMRFIPGDDSSETNSESCFDQDDPRVLTVLTDHDKEKQLDDDHINAFRAKCANDDSITYIEKIVNNGEETVAAIRSIDTPHDLFIVGRGQGVVSPLTAGLTDWSECPDLGAIGDLLASSDFAAKYSVLVIQQYVGLESNGDVVTGMPDSPNGCNEFGNYMIRSMKPSRHATMSNTP; encoded by the exons ATGGCTGATGGAAATAAAAGTTctgatgtgattatatgttatggGCCAACGATGATATCAACAAACGGGATTTGGCAGGGTGATAATCCTTTGGATTATTCTCTACCTCTTTTTATATTGCAGTTAACAATGATTGTGTTAATGACTCGGATTcttgttttcattttaaaacCCTTTCGCCAGCCTCGTGTCATATCCGAGATCGtc GGTGGAATAATATTGGGACCATCAGTGATGGGTCAGAGCAAGAAATTTGCTGAGACATTTTTTCCTTTGAGAAGTGTTATGATTCTTGAGACTATGGCAAATATAGGGCTTTTGTACTTTCTTTTCCTAGTTGGAGTAGAAATGGATCTTGATGTGATCCGCCGAACGGGTAAAAAAGCCTTAACTATTGCGATTGCGGGTATGATTTTGCCTTTTCTGATAGGCATTTCATTCTCTTTTTTGTTACTTCAGAAAACACAAATGATTAAGCAAGGCACTTTCATACTATTTCTTGGGGCAGCGCTCTCGGTCACTGCATTCCCCGTGTTAGCTAGAATACTAGCTGAGCTCAAACTACTCAACACGGAGCTTGGAAGAATTGCCATGTCTTCGGCTCTTGTTAATGATATGTGCGCATGGATTATGCTAGCATTTGCCATGGCATTGGCAGAGAATCAGAGCATGGCATCTACTTCTTTTTGGGTGATTCTTTCAGGCATTGCATTTGTAATCTTCTGTATATTGGTAGTTCGTCCCATGGTTGAATGGATAACCCAACAAACACCCGAAGGCGAAAATATTAGTGAATTTCATATATGTTTGATTCTCACAGGTGTAATGGTATGTGGCTTTATCACGGATTCGATTGGAACACATTCTGTTTTTGGAGCATTTGTTTTTGGATTAGTGATTCCCAATGGGCCTTTAGGTGCTACACTCATAGAGAAGCTCGAAGACTTTGTGTCCGGGCTTTTGTTGCctcttttctttgcaattaGTGGCCTTAAGACAGAAATTTCCGCCATTAATGGAGTTGGAACCTGGGCGCTCTTGGTTTTCGTCATTGTTTTGGCATGTGCTGGAAAAATAGCTGGAACTCTTATTGTtgcattatattataatatgccATTTCATGACGGGGTCACTCTTGGTTTGCTCATGAACTCCAAAGGACTTGTTGAAATGATTGTTCTAAATGTTGGTAAGGATCAAAAG GTTCTTGATGAAAAATCATTTGCAATAATGGTGCTTGTAACACTAGCTATGACAAGTATTATCACCCCAACTATTACATCAATTCACAAGCCTTCAAGGAAGTATGGATCATACAAACGAAGAACTATACAACGGACGAAACTGGATAGTGAATTTAGAATATTAGTATGCCTTCATTCTCCAAAAAATGTTCCAACAATCATCAATCTTCTTGAAACCTCCAATCCAACAAAACGATCCCCGATTTGTGCCTATGTTCTCCTCCTCGTGGAACTCACTGGTCGATCCTCTGCCATGCTAATTGTCCATAGCACCAGGAAAAGTGGTAGTCAGCCTCTTAATCGCACGCAAGCTCAGAGCGATCATATAATCAAcgcttttgaaaattttgaacacCACGTCCAATGTGTGACTGTTCAGCCACTTACAGCAATTTCACCATACTCAACTATGCATGAAGATATATGCACCGTCGCTGAAGACAAGCGTGTGGCTTTCGTCATCATTCCATTTCATAAACAACAGACAGTTGATGGAGCAATGGAAGTTATGAATCCATCTTTTCGGAtgattaatcaaaatttattagcCAATGCTCCATGTTCAGTCGGGATTTTGGTAGATCGAGGGTTCACTTCTTCAACCAAGTTATCACCACTTCAAATTTCTCACCATATTGCTATGCTTTTCTTCGGTGGACCAGATGATCGAGAAGGTTTAGCATATGCATGGAAAATGTCGGATCATCCAGGCACTAACATCACTGTAATGCGATTTATTCCTGGAGATGACAGTAGCGAAACCAATTCGGAGTCATGTTTTGATCAAGATGACCCTAGAGTTCTAACCGTTTTGACAGATCATGATAAGGAGAAACAATTAGATGATGATCATATAAATGCATTTCGAGCAAAGTGTGCCAATGATGATTCCATAACATATATCGAAAAAATAGTTAATAATGGGGAAGAAACAGTGGCAGCAATTAGATCAATAGATACGCCTCATGACCTTTTTATAGTTGGGAGAGGGCAAGGAGTAGTATCTCCCTTGACAGCTGGTTTGACTGACTGGAGTGAGTGTCCGGATCTCGGAGCGATTGGAGATTTGTTGGCTTCATCTGATTTTGCAGCCAAATATTCAGTTTTGGTTATACAACAATATGTAGGCCTGGAGTCCAATGGAGATGTGGTCACTGGAATGCCGGATAGTCCTAACGGATGTAACGAATTTGGTAATTATATGATCCGGTCGATGAAGCCAAGTAGACATGCTACAATGTCAAATACACCTTGA
- the LOC108202062 gene encoding benzoate carboxyl methyltransferase, with the protein MTSFPCMNAGSNESSYAKNSVVQKTVILKSRNILEKTIEDYAVKGFPECFKLADLGCSSGPNTLLVVTNIIKNVHAICKNKKQAAPEIQVFLNDLPDNDFNTVFKMVPPLLSNMENCFISGVPGSFYTRLFPSKSIHLVHSSYSVHWLSKVPDKLENNKGNIYMSKTSPPGVHEAYFNQFKKDFMKFLRLRSEEVIPNGRMVLTIVGRSGTDPTSKECCGLWELLVMSLQDMVAEGLLDEKDIDTFNLPLYTPCVDEVLAIVELEGSFKIDRWETSQVNWDTQDENEAKSVKSKGSSGKIVAMAVRSVTEPMLISHFGEACIDKLFERYVVHADDHLSREKTENFNIMISAKRK; encoded by the exons ATGACAAGTTTTCCATGCATGAATGCAGGGAGTAATGAATCAAGCTATGCTAAAAACTCCGTCGTTCAG AAAACTGTGATACTCAAGTCGCGGAATATCTTGGAGAAGACCATTGAGGATTATGCTGTGAAAGGATTCCCAGAATGCTTTAAGCTAGCTGATTTGGGTTGCTCTTCCGGGCCAAACACTCTCTTGGTTGTTACTAACATAATTAAAAATGTTCATGCaatatgcaaaaataaaaagcaagcAGCACCTGAAATTCAAGTGTTCTTGAATGATCTCCCTGATAATGATTTTAATACCGTTTTTAAAATGGTACCACCACTCCTTTCAAATATGGAGAACTGTTTTATATCAGGAGTGCCTGGATCTTTCTACACAAGACTTTTTCCGAGCAAAAGCATTCACTTAGTTCATTCCTCTTATAGTGTTCACTGGCTCTCTAAG GTACCTGACAAGCTGGAGAATAACAAGGGAAACATCTACATGTCAAAAACGAGTCCTCCCGGTGTTCATGAAGCTTATTTCAATCAATTCAAAAAGGACTTCATGAAATTTTTGCGCCTTCGATCGGAGGAAGTGATCCCTAATGGTCGGATGGTGTTAACAATTGTTGGCAGGAGCGGAACAGATCCAACTAGCAAAGAATGTTGTGGCCTCTGGGAACTACTAGTGATGTCACTTCAGGACATGGTGGCTGAG GGTTTACTTGATGAAAAAGATATCGACACATTCAATCTACCTCTTTACACCCCATGTGTTGATGAAGTTTTGGCTATAGTTGAACTTGAAGGTTCCTTCAAGATTGATAGATGGGAGACATCTCAAGTGAATTGGGACACTCAAGACGAAAACGAAGCGAAATCTGTGAAGAGCAAGGGAAGCAGTGGCAAAATTGTTGCAATGGCAGTTAGGTCTGTAACTGAACCTATGCTCATTTCACATTTCGGAGAGGCTTGTATTGACAAGCTTTTTGAGAGGTATGTTGTGCATGCAGATGATCATCTGTCAAGGGAGAAAACAGAGAACTTCAACATTATGATATCGGCAAAAAGGAAATAG